Within the Peromyscus maniculatus bairdii isolate BWxNUB_F1_BW_parent chromosome 2, HU_Pman_BW_mat_3.1, whole genome shotgun sequence genome, the region TTTCTGTGCGTACATTTTTGGTTGAGATGTGGTCTCCCTTTGTAACCCAGGTTAGCCTGCAACTCACTAAGTATCcgaggctaacctcaaacttgcagcaatcctcctgccttggcctcctaggtgctggaatAAAGCGTGCAACATCAGGCCAAGGCCCTACAGTCACGAAATATACAATGGTGACACACATTTCCCCAGGTGAGTCACTCCAGTCACTTGTGTtgacacacacactcttttgcccacttggtcatttttttccttcctgtttttggaaacagggtcttactccATGGCGACGCTGACCTGAACTTCCAGCCATCTTCCAGGtcactctcagtgctgggattccaagtgtgcCACAACACCCAGCCCCAGCTGTTGTCtctttttgtctgtctgcctgtctgcctctctttttttttttttttggtgtttgaggacagtttctctatgtagacctggttgtcctcaaactcagaggtccatccgtgtctgcctctgcctcccgagtgctgagattaaaggtgtgtgccactgtacccaGCCCGTGTTCTTAAAGTCAGAGAGACATACCTTTTGACCCTTTTTATAAAACTGGAAGGTCGGCATGCATTTGACTTCACAGTCTGCAGCAACATCCTGGGGTGTCGGGGAAAGTGGTCAGGGAGAGAGGATGAAAACAAGAATGTGAACGTTAGACTCAGATGGAAAATTCCAAAAACCCAGACCTCTTTTCCATTACGTACCCCAAACCTCAGCCTCAGAACCTTCTGAACATATGAGCATCAATACAACCAAAACAGCGGCAACACTTTGAAAGGCTAACAGGCTGCGTTCTCAATGAGAAACTCTTCCTAACATCTACGTCCAAGCACAGGCACTAACGACAAGGAGGCTCCTGGGATCAGCTAGTGCCACAGCCACTCACTACGCAGTTTAATCAATGAAGTTCTCAACATGTCAGTATCGAGAGGAAATGACATATTCTTCTGCTCCTGAGTTAGCAGCTCCTGGTTTTTGCTAAGTTTTTCCAATTTTACTAAGGGAGTGGGGTACATACAGACGATGGCTGGGTaactattatttgtttttctggggttGGAAGCTAGGGCTCTGCACACATCTAGGCAAATAATCCTAACCCTCTGGGTAGGATCTTGCCCCATTGCCAAAGTTGGCCTGaattcaagatcctcctgcctcagcttcccgagtgctgtgatAACAGGCGTGCACACATGCTGCTGGGCTAAGGGCCAGATATTCAATTACAACCCAAGTTACCCTTAACCAAGCATGACGGtacacacctgaaatctcagcacttgggaagtggaggcaggggcatgagAAGGCTAtcttcagccacacagccacttCAAGGCCAGATGAGACTAAAAGACCTTGTGTACAAACCAACCCCCGAACAAATAAATCACAAACACTGAAAAAGGAGGTCTTAATGCGATATTCTTAAGTGTCTGTGTGCAACTGTATCTTCATGCACATTTTTAGTTAAAGCATTAAGAATTTTCTCAGGGGGTCTGCAGATGCGGCCCAGCAGCTAAGAGGCCCGGGTTTGAGCTCAGCACCCACCGGGTGGTTCAAAccacctgttaactccagttccagggacccaatgccctcttctgccccccacaggcaccaagcacatgCGTGAGTGTTCATGCACACATTTAAGCAAAATGCTTATACAAAAGATCTAAAAAGAATctatctaaaaaagaaacaggaataaAACCAAGAACTTTCTCATTTTGCTGTGTGTCAAAGTGACTTTTTAAAGGTGATATAGTATTTTATCTCACATTTTAACTCCTCTTAATGGACTTTTAGATCATTtccaacatatacatacatacatacatacatacatatatatatatgtgaataaacACATATAGCCTAAAACTGCTGGGTTCCAGAAAATTCTACAGTTTGACTCATGAAGAAAAACTGGAAGCTATCCATTACTGACTAATCTTGTCACGAATGCACCTAAACGCACACCCCTCTTTTCAAAATGCACGCTGTAGGccgtctctctcacacacacagaggcacatgtaCATTCAGATACGGACTTTCCCATATTAAATACACTAATGCACCCTACTTTTTACCACCCCACAGTGGCCACTGTATGAATAACAATACTTCTGTTAAAGATctatgctataagaaagcaggctgtgtaagccaggaagcagctctcctccatggcctctgtatcggCTCCAGCCTTCAGCCCTGACTTgcctctgtgatggactgtgtgAAGCATcagcaaaacaaacccttcctcttcaagttgcttttggtcatggtgtttcatcatggaTGAAGACACCCAAATTAAGGCAATGTATAAATACCTACAGCGGGACTCAgactcctagaactggagttacagtgagctacctgctgtgggtgctgggaacacaacGTGGGTGGGTCCTCtgtgtaagtgctcttaaccgcagtcatctctccagcaattCAATCTGACAGGGAAATGATGTTTTTGCCTAATGCGCTTTCGATCCTCATATATGTTCCTGTACACTTGTGTGATCCGCTCCTCCCACTCATCAACCCGAGGCAGAACTCCTGACTGTACTTCAGTCTCATGACTTCTATGCCAGCAAACCCACCAGCCCTGCCCACCCCGGTAGAGTTCATACACCCCATCTACTAAGGCCTCAGCTCTTGCAGTCTCTATGTCTAGCAGCAAAAGAGAAAGCTGTTTTACAGTGCCTATCATTCCTGTATGTCCAGTACTTCCTACACGTTTTCCTTTCTAGATTTACATAGCAGTAGAGATCAAGATAGACCAGCAACAGCTTAACTCTAACTGGTTAATTATTAACAATGGTTAAGTAGTGTGGGTTAAAATAGTGTTTTAATATACATTTGCATTCAACTTTACTAAtgcccccccacctttttttctccattctttttaaataaaaacactgtCCACGATTTTCCTGTCTATATTATTTCAGAGCATTACCATAAATAAATTCCCCAAATACACCAGCTCCAGACGGGGTTAAACTGAAATTCTGGAGTACTGACATTGTAACGATGCCAAGTCGATATCCACAAACACAGCAGCGCTGCCATCTATAAAGCTTTTATGGACTTCAGTGAAGCCTGTCGTAAAGCTCTGTCATCATTCTAGGTCTTTCTTCACTCTCCCAGTCAATGCTCCATGGGCCCTGAGCCTACTCTCTGAGTGACCCGAGGGACCCGCAGACTGGTCTTTTGCTTTTAGAATCTCACGCTGCAGTCTGTTCAGATTAGGGATTtcaggcgtgagccaccacattcTCATACACACAATTCTTGATCCCGAGGTTTTTTTTCAACATCCCTTCCTTTAACTTGGGGTAACATCCTTACtccctgctttttaaaaacaactaaaaactTATATATATACAGGAAAACTCACATTTTGCCAGAGTTCACAAGTTCTGAGTTGTGACCAATGCAGGGTCATGTGACCAGCAGCAGGGTGTAGACCAGCCCCTCACTTTCCAAGATGCCCTTGTTAAAATAAATCACTACCCACACCCCATTCCTGGTAGCTGCTGACCTGTTTTCCCTCCTTAATGCCCAATCTCAGACTTTTTGAGTGTGTACAACAGAGCTACACTGAACCTTAGTGCTAGGATAGTCTTCTACAGAATCACAGTAATGCCAACCATCCTTAGTCACTTCACTCCTATTAATCCATGTCTAGCTTTCTGAGCAAAGCTGAAATACATGGTGTTTGAAAGCTTACAGACTATCTTGTTTTTTggtttaatttagaaaatatgcATCACACCCCCTTGGCCACCACTGCGATATCATCATTTTTAAAAGGgcctatatgtatatttttctgtGACCGTAAAATCATTTTCTTATACATTGCAGGTGCAGGTGAAATTGTCCATTCGAATTGGTTGCAGGACTTCTTCCTACTCTGATGGTTTAGGGGATTTTCTATTAGTTTTTCTATGATACCGTCCTTGGAGTATGGAGAAGCAAAGTTAAAGGCTCTTGTTTGTCACAGGGTCACTTCAAGTTCTGAAAGCCATTTAGGGTGCTGGCTGTAGAGTTCCAAACAGACACAAAGGAGCTGTCATTCCATGTCCCCAGTGGCTTTACATATCTTTACAGAGGGTGGAGACCGAGGCAGAAGGAGTGCCTGCCCTCGGTTCTACAGGGCCTTCCTATGTCTCCATCACGGCGTGTGTTGCAGCCTGCTTCCACACCCCACCCGGGGCGAGTGTCAATACCCTCTCAGTTACTGTGGGCAGTTCAAGGTAACACATGCGGAGGCCACTAGACTCCAGTACACCATTACTTAGAAGAAATTGTGTAATTATCTGATGGGTCAACTGAGCTAAATGTTTCCTGGGTCAGTAACCAtacaggaagggggtgggggcgggggcaaaTTGGTTTGCGAAAACAAGAAACGAGAATGTTCTTGCTTCCACAAGCAAGTTATATTCTCATCTCCCTCCCTAACTCTGGATACTTCTAATAAGAAGAGTAACTCCCCTTGGTCATTTTACAAAGACTAATGAATGACAAAGAGATGTTGTTACACTTGAGTATCCCTTAGTCAAAATGCTTGGGACCAGGTATGTTCCAGGGTTTTTAGATCTTGCAATATTTACACAGACTTTACTGTTTtggtctattaaaaaaaaaaaaatgaaatctgaaaaCTTTCCCTGGATGATGCCAGCATTAAAACAGAGCACGTTGGATGTCGGATGTCCCCTACCTATAAAAGCAGGCAGGTTTCACCCAGTACTTAGGAGCCAGGCACTCCAAAGCTTCACAATTACAGTCTTGTTCAATCTGGATAAGGGCCTGATGTGTGATGCGGGAACGTGTAGAGGATGAGAGGAGGCACAGGAAAGTAACTCGAACAAGGCCGCACTGTTAATACCGACAGGCAGCGCGGCACGCACGGCACAGGACCCACCGCTTCTTACCACCGTAAGCTGGGAAGGGGGACAAGTGAAGATGATCCCAAGGcaggaaaagaaacccagagtATGCCACGGAAGAGGTGAACGGAGATGGGGACATGGAAAAGGAGCGAGGCTCCTGACCGGGGCTCCGTCAGACAGGAAAGGACAGTCAGGGAGAGGGACAGCCCAAGTGAAGACAGGTCCCAAAGGGTGCCGAGAAAAAAACAGGCTGGACATGGCGGAGGCTGGGTGTACACCTTATGTGACCCTCCAGAACCTTTGCCAGGCTGATGGCTGGGGGTGGAGAGCTGACTGTCGACAGAGAACAAGAGGTGAAGATGGGAGATTAGCAGAAACCAGGAGCCAGCGAGTCAGTACCAGAGTCCAGGCCAATGCGTTTTTCTCTACCTCTTCCTGCCCCATGGGACAAGTAAAGTGCTCATGCATCCCTCAGGAACCCTGGTGCTCCATCCCAAGTGGGCCTTTCCAGCCCAGAGGCCTGTGAGAGAAAAGACCATGTGCTGCTAAGAACCTGATCTGCACCCCTAAAGGGTGTGTGTatggagcagggagggagggagaggatagGAGCAAGGGCAGAGGAGCCCTGCTGCCTCACTTGATAAACACCAGCTCCATGCAACTCCAAACACAACTTCTCCGTCTCAGCTTTCCCATCGCTAAAACGCGGCCGATACCAGTACTGGGGGTTGGTGGTGGTATAGATATCGGTATGTGGAAAATGCACAGAACAAAACTGAGTGCGTAACAAGAACTTGCTAAATAAAGCCAGGCCTGGACTTTCCCCTTCCGTTCTCCCGGCTCACCAAGGCACCAGGGTTCTAATTGGGACATTTGGGCTTTCTCACTGATTCAAAGCAAGCACCATTAGAATAAGCCTGTGACCACAGCTCCCACGCTATAGGAAGTTCAGAGTATCTCAAAAGTGACCTCACAATTTCAGGATGCCACCCAATCCACTATCTACCAGAGCCAAAGTTCACTGCATCTACAGATCATCTCAGAATGGTGGTAGAACACAGGCCTCTTTAGGACGCGCCACACACAGCTCCTAGTATCTAGGGTTAAAACCATAACTGGAACATGTCCTGCTCTTCCAAGAGAGCTTCTCAGAGAGCCCTACtttgggtacttttttttttttttaaataagatttatttatttaatatgtatacagtgttctgcctgcatatatgcctgcacgccagaagagggcactagatctcactatagatggttgtaagtcaccatgtggttgcttggaattgaactcaggaactctggaagagcagccagtgctcttaacctctgagccatctctccagccccctactttGGGTATTACTTCACACCTTTACTTTAAAGAACAGGGCAGTCTTAAGAGGACAGGCCACTCTGAGACGCTTGGCAGCATCCAATTTCTCACTACGTACCTGGCAGTCATCCACATCTACTTCAAGGAACACCACATTGGAATACTTTTCAGAGAGGgactggaaaattaaaaattaaccaaaaagtGTTAGAACTAGATAATGGCAGTCAACATAGTTAAGCTTCAAGAGAAATGCAGAGATTAAggacttatttacttttattgtatgaatatgagtgttttgcctgcatgcacgtctgtataccatgtgtgcctggtgcctgcagaggccagaaaagcgTACTGACGGTCCCAGAACTAGAGTCATAGAAGATTGTGACCctccatttgggtgctgggaaccaaacctaggtcccctggaagagcagctcttaaCCAGAGGTACCTCTCCAGTTTCAAATACtaaaattttttatgtttttatttattactgtatgtatgtatacatgccatAACACGCACGTGGAAGTCATAGGGCAActtttgggagctggttctcttcagTGTGGGTTTCTAGGACCCACACCAGGCCAGCAAGCCATAAGGGCCCTTTTCTGCTGAGCAATCTCACCAGTCAGGTCTAAAAATCCATCTTAGAGACTAGGTAAGCATCAGGGACACAGCTGTCTCTGAGCCAAAGTTTCTCAAGTGTAAACTAATTTGGCACTGTAACTGAGGCCCGAATTTCACACtaggcccaggtttcaaataggagagagacagagagagagaaaaaaaaattacttaaacaAAGCTAACTCCTGAAACTTGTCCCCAGCAAACTTTATTATGTAAGTTGTTAATGCTACTCTGGGTCAATGACACAGGAAAACCAAGCACAGCCCTTACACCCACCCACTCATTACCGATCCTTTCACCCCAGCTTGTGACCACTAGTCAGCCTCGAAGCCCAGAGCTCCTAGACTCACATGAAAGAAGGGCTTGATCATTTTGCAAGGTCCGCACCACGTGGCAGAGAAGTCCACAACTACAAGCTTGTCTCCCGCAGTCGCCAGGGCCTCTTGAAAAGCTTcctgaggagagagaaagaaacacctGTGTTACATACTTTCACTTTCCAGAAGACACGGCCAGgtgtgacacatgccttcaaACCCAGTGCCCtctcggggtggggggtggggtgggggcagaggtaGGCCATCATCTCCGGGTGgtggccaacctgttctacactgaccagttccaggccagccagtgagaCCACCCCTCTCCCCGCCAAAAGGAAAAGACCTAAGCAAACATACAAGCAAACAGTAAAGAGATATTAAGTACAACCTAGGAGTTTCTGCTCTCAGGGCCTACTTTTTATCCAAAGCAACCAAATAAAGTGGCTTGAAAGGAATCTTGCACACAGTTGGTAGTATTATACTTGACAAGATGAAATGAGAAAGTCTTCACGTCTCCAGGAACACCTTATAAACTATTGTGAGCTGACTAATCTGGGCGTAGTGATGGTTCTGTGGacccagggccctgcacatgctaggcaagtgctctgcccttGCGGTCCATCTCCAGCACCTGACTACTTCCTATAAGACACTGGATTCTTAGGGGCTGACAAAAGGAGCCTCCAAGACTGAAGGAAGAAGCCCCAAGACACGGTTAAGCAATGGAAAAGTCACAGGTTACTTAACCAATGGGGAAATAAAAGAACTTGTCTAGGGTGAAACATGGGAAAGATCCCAGCCCCCATGGCAGAGTCCAGGAGACAGACCTTCTACTCAGGTCACCATTGGCATAAAGAGATTTTGTGTGCTTTgttttaagattgtgtgtgtgtgtgtgtgtgtgtgtgtctctctctctctctctctctctctgctggtgcacagaggccggaagagggcatgagataccCTTGAGCGGGAGCCATGGGTAGTGGGTACTGAAGgagggtcctctgggagagtaggGAGCACTCTGAACGGCtctgccacctctccagccccttcggTGTGCTTTACACAGGGCCTCTAGAGTTGGGATCACACTGCTTCTCAACCTTTGGCTTTTGCCCTGTGACCAAAACTCAGTTTTTTAGATGAATCCGTGTTTTAGTTCCTCAAGAAGAAATTCTTCGGCTGTTTTGCTTAAGTAACACCTATCACATGAAAGTCCCagcaaaaaaaatgattaaaaaacaaaccctcACCACCAGCCTCCCTGAATTATTTACCCAAAGCCTTGATACTGTAACCCTGGGAACCTAACATTCTAGTTACCAGGGACTCGTTTAAACCGCATCTGTCACTGGGTGCTGACCAAACCTCAGATTGGGCCAACAAAGATGAGTCCCAAAACACAAACAGCTATATCTGCAGTCAACATTTCCTCCAGGGGAAAAATGTGGGTCAAACTAGTTATCCAAAACCAAGGCAGCCcagcgtggtggcgcacgcctttaaattccagcactctggaggcaggggcaagtggctctccatgagttcaaggccagcctagtttatagagaaaccctgtctggaaaaacaaacaaaacaacaaagacaaattaAGAATCATATTAGATCTGgccataaaaggaaaataaatatatacaccaCTATAAAGTTAAAACATATGTAcacacccaaaacaaaaaacctaatgAGTTTTCACGGAgtatagttattttattttatttattttaattttatgtgtacccatgtttctgtctccatgtatttatgtacatCACTTGGTGCcgggtgccttcagaggccagaagatgcactggaactggagttacagttgacTACAAACCACGTGAGTGCTGGTAACTGAACAGCCATCCtcggaaaaacagccagtgctcttatcctctgagccatctcttcagccccgacTACAGTGAATTACTTTTTTAGGTTTTTTAACTTCTAGCTaatattttttcaagaaaaataagCATGTGTCATTTCTGAGAATAGTACAGAACAGCCATGACAACTTCCAGAGATGAGCCCAGTTATCCAGGTCCATCAACCCCATGTTCTGGGTATGAAGAGAGCTAAGTGTTAGTAAGGTCAGGAGGCAGGAAAGCAGTGAAGAGTAATGGAAACCACTCTTCCAAACCACCACTGGTTGATGCAGATAAAGTTCATATAAAACTTCCCCTTGTATGATTTTCCAACAGGCCACACCACCCATTCTTTACGGCAAGACAAAGGTCAAGACGGTATGGCAGGCTGGTCTGACGACACCCACGTCTGGAACATGGCTGACTCCCAATAAAAATTTGACGAGACTGCATGAAAAGCAGGATGAACTGCATTTTCAAACACTCTCAAGGTTTCCCCCAAACAGCTCTGAATCAAATCTAGGTCAAACAACCGAGGACTCTGAAAAAGAGGCTTGAAGAGTATTCAGAATTATCTACTAAGAAGCAAATCCCAAACCTGAGCTCCAGAAACTAAAAATCACAATTAGTAAGTGGTTGCATCACGGACACAATGATCTGGAGACAAAACTGCACAGATGCAGTAGTTAGGAGCAGTCACTACCATTTATCTTCTCGctcgtgcgcgtgcacacacacacaccgaggcTGCCAAGGTGACTCAGCAGattaaggtgcttgccaccaagactgaggaaccgagttcaatacccaggacccacaaggtaggCGTGAACCACAAGTGCACAGTGCACAGTGAAGGACGTACGGTTCCTTCCCACCGTGTAAGTTCAGGGCGGTGTCTAGGAGCACGGAGATCCCTACAAGTGAATGCCCCACCCCTACAcataactttaaaacaaaactgaaagccCCAAACACAAACCCATACCCATCCCAGAGGAAATAATAATACAAAGTGTTTTacttcttgagacaggttctcacctGTAGCCCAGGAcggtggtgatcctcctgcctcagcctcctgagtgctagtgaTTAGAGGCATGAGCCAACACCCTGGTCTAACACAGCGGTCTGTAAAGCACTGAGCAAAGTGCCTTGTGTGAAGTTCAATAAATAGCAgttttgttcttaaaaataaacaaagcaaaccagGACACCACAGCCCATCACTCCACTCCATACAGTCCTCAGAAACAGCTGTTCCGCATGGTTAAACCAGCCAACTTAAGCTCATTAGATTAACCTTTGGGGCCCAAGCCTTTTATGAATAACTGGTTTCCTGTCACCCATGTACTCCTTTCCTACTGGAATGGCAAAGGTCCCGTAAGGAAGACAGTTTAGACTGGTAAGGACCCAAATGGGCGCCGAGTCTAAACCACTGGTAGTGAGTGAGTGGGTAGATTCTGAGCAAACTCATTTGTACTGAGACGCAACCAGGCCCAAACAGTTGCTCAAAACGGGAGGCTCCCTTAGTTAGCTGGGTTAACAAGTTAACTAGGTTACCCTGTAAGACAGTCTTCCATACATCAATTCCCACCACCGCCCCTTTCACGTTCCACTTTACAAATATTCCCCGAGTAGTTACAGTGTAACAGGCACCGGGTTTCCCAATCTGGAGGATATTTTGGTTCTCAGTAAACCTTCGAATATGGCAACAGTTTTTCCCCtgggtatttttctcttttcccaaagGGCAAAACCAGGACTTGGTAGTGGACTACTCCCTGATTGCAGCAAAGCCCACTTACTGCGGGTCAGTCACTGAAACCTTAGGGTAGCGAGGCCCCTGGGCCCAGACACTGGGGACTGAGTCATTGCAAAGCTAGCGCTGCCGGAAACACGCCCTGAGccgcaggaggaggaggaggagtcccgCGGGCGCGGCCTGGACCTTTCTCCTTAGCAGTCACCTGGAGGGGCACCCATCCCAGGGTCCCCAACAGGGACCCGCCCCCGTGCACCGACCGGGCACCAGTGGTCCTCTAGGTGGCGGGCCACTGATGGAGGCAAACTCCGGC harbors:
- the Txn gene encoding thioredoxin gives rise to the protein MVKLIESREAFQEALATAGDKLVVVDFSATWCGPCKMIKPFFHSLSEKYSNVVFLEVDVDDCQDVAADCEVKCMPTFQFYKKGQKVGEFSGANKEKLETSIAEFV